A region from the Oceanidesulfovibrio marinus genome encodes:
- a CDS encoding ferredoxin — protein MAIEITDDCMACEACVETCPDVFEMNDDGDKAVVKDPESELDCVDEAIDTCPAEAIVRS, from the coding sequence ATGGCTATCGAAATCACTGACGATTGCATGGCTTGTGAAGCCTGCGTGGAAACCTGCCCCGACGTCTTCGAGATGAACGATGATGGTGACAAGGCTGTCGTGAAAGATCCCGAATCCGAGCTGGATTGCGTGGACGAGGCCATCGACACCTGCCCTGCCGAGGCCATTGTTCGTTCGTAA